The Bemisia tabaci chromosome 8, PGI_BMITA_v3 genome has a segment encoding these proteins:
- the LOC109039074 gene encoding putative nuclease HARBI1, which produces MIVFHNCYLSQMAWALEMLPVLAHLQNLHDLMEEEDTVQNWRVERKRLRDSCDPFMAPKRQFQQNFRISKNVARALIQRLAPHFPPTRRSSLTPTHRVLAALKFFASGSYQRGCVAEHNAINMCQTSVSDSLAKVMEAMIVELGAEVIRFPQTAEERAAVQLGFYEKFGMPGVIGAIDGTLICIKPPILNEEQFFSRKQSHSINTQIICDSNLKILNVNPRHGGATNDAFIWKHSTVFQYLRDLVINQGVPYVWLLGDSGYPLQPWLLTPIVGADPDSPQGRYTKAHILARNTVERVNGVLKQKWRCVKKDRVLHYDPAAARKIINCCAILHNIALQAMPDWLDDEELPAPPVIEPVEPVVGNHYLERGRQVRANLITARYT; this is translated from the exons ATGATAGTATTTCATAACTGTTACTTGTCGCAGATGGCTTGGGCATTGGAGATGCTGCCGGTCCTTGCCCACCTCCAAAATCTCCATGATTTGATGGAGGAAGAGGATACCGTGCAGAACTGGCGGGTGGAGAGGAAGCGGTTAAGGGATTCCTGCGACCCATTCATGGCCCCGAAGCGGCAGTTCCAGCAAAACTTCCGCATCTCGAAGAATGTGGCACGAGCCCTGATCCAGAGGCTCGCGCCTCACTTCCCGCCGACACGGAGGTCGTCGCTGACTCCAACCCACAGG GTCCTCGCCGCGCTGAAATTTTTTGCGAGTGGCAGCTACCAGCGAGGCTGCGTGGCGGAGCACAATGCCATCAATATGTGCCAGACTTCTGTCAGTGACAGCCTGGCAAAGGTGATGGAAGCAATGATCGTAGAATTGGGGGCAGAGGTGATCAGATTCCCTCAAACAGCAGAGGAGAGAGCTGCTGTGCAATTAGG ATTCTACGAGAAGTTTGGTATGCCAGGTGTAATTGGTGCTATTGATGGCACTCTCATATGCATTAAACCTCCAATATTGAATGAAGAGCAATTCTTTAGCCGGAAACAAAGCCATTCAATAAACACCCAAATA ATTTGTGATagcaacctgaaaattttaaatgttaatcCAAGGCACGGAGGAGCGACCAACGACGCTTTTATCTGGAAACATTCTACAGTATTCCAATACCTCAGGGATCTTGTAATCAACCAAGGAGTACCCTATGTTTGGCTATTGG GAGACAGCGGGTATCCACTTCAGCCATGGCTCCTGACACCCATTGTTGGTGCAGACCCTGATTCTCCTCAAGGGCGGTACACAAAGGCACATATCCTCGCCAGAAATACCGTTGAAAGAGTTAATGGcgttttgaaacaaaaatggAGATGTGTCAAGAAGGATCGTGTTCTCCATTATGACCCTGCAGCTGCGAGAAAAATCATCAATTGTTGCGCCATCCTCCACAATATCGCACTGCAAGCTATGCCAGACTGGCTGGACGATGAGGAGCTACCTGCACCTCCTGTGATAGAACCAGTGGAACCAGTGGTGGGAAATCACTACCTCGAGAGAGGTAGACAGGTCCGCGCCAATCTTATCACTGCTCGCTACACGTAG